A single region of the Lotus japonicus ecotype B-129 chromosome 4, LjGifu_v1.2 genome encodes:
- the LOC130716269 gene encoding uncharacterized protein LOC130716269 encodes MNSSSASSSRSRTMSAGGKARCQCGLTLIIYTAGTRENPDRRFLRCRRWQFPDSCGFFFWIDEPLMGRNAAQGRHAQVESDAMSLNSEIGNGPVTSVHVLPDLNKKINKLKKKLEVERFQKKIACLFTVLAMMVAVWSLCIRKG; translated from the exons ATGAATTCTTCATCCGCTTCGTCCTCCCGTTCCAGGACAATGTCTGCAGGTGGAAAGGCCAGGTGTCAATGTGGTCTCACTCTCATCATCTACACAGCTGGTACTCGAGAAAACCCAGATAGGAGATTTTTGAGGTGCAGAAGATGGCAA TTTCCAGATTCTTGTGGTTTCTTTTTCTGGATTGATGAACCACTTATGGGAAGAAATGCAGCTCAGGGAAGGCATGCTCAAGTTGAAAGTGATGCAATGAGTTTAAATTCTGAGATTGGTAATGGCCCAGTCACCTCTGTGCATGTTCTTCCTGATTTGAATAAAAAGATTAACAAACTCAAGAAGAAGCTTGAAGTTGAGAGattccagaagaagattgcatGCTTGTTCACTGTCCTTGCAATGATGGTAGCAGTGTGGAGTTTATGTATTAGAAAGGGTTGA
- the LOC130715761 gene encoding uncharacterized protein LOC130715761 — protein MWVFYMFSLPLTIGMVIFTLRYFSGPDVPAYVFFTVAYTWFCSLSIIILVPADIWTTLNWDVSGAISVLWSLSYWSTFLLTWVVVPTIQGYEDAGDFTVKARLKTSLHGNLVFYLSVGSVGLFGLILLISLHKDWSGNIMGFAMACSNTFGLVTGAFLLGFGLSEIPKGIWFNADWTTQQKILSHKVAKMAVKLDDAHQDFSNAIVITQATSKQMSKRDSLRPYMNIIDKMLVEMLKEDPSFKPQGGRLGESDMDYDTDEKSMAALRRHLRRAREQYYRYRSEYTKFVIDALELEDTIKNYERRDSTGWKYMSCLRPERTGKVGALLDTIEFLWRCVLRKQLEKSLAVILGCISCAILLAEATIPSGVDLSLFSILVHAGGKHEVLVQLAAFIPLMYMCVCTYFSLFKMGTMMFYSLTPRQTSSVSLLMICSMVARYAAPISYNFLNLINLGGDRKTIFEKRMGNIDDAVPFFGKGFNKIYPVIMVIYTSLIAGNFFNRVITYCGNWRIFKFSDDAEDMDGFDPSGVIILQRERSLIQQGHKVGELVFPLARSFSMSVDVESASGTAMVLDESINTNLVEAENEGTQSELSRKISSRKYAALRPNLNEEDSSKDLNQEGVSSSLTNDASSSQNITSPPSSALASKWTSMMHGLKSFRSNMDSNRFIPLGNAQTSTHSHPSSESLDDIFERLKLPPSEHRDSGD, from the exons ATGTGGGTGTTTTATATGTTCTCATTACCTCTCACTATTGGCATGGTGATTTTTACTTTGAGATATTTCTCTGGACCTGATGTGCCTGCATATGTGTTCTTCACGGTGGCATACACATGGTTCTGCTCCCTCTCCATCATCATCCTCGTCCCTGCTGACATATGGACG ACACTAAATTGGGATGTAAGCGGAGCGATATCCGTCTTATGGAGTTTGTCATATTGGAGTACCTTCTTACTTACATG GGTTGTGGTTCCCACTATTCAGGGTTATGAAGATGCTGGAGACTTCACAGTCAAAGCCAGATTGAAGACCAGCTTGCATGGAAACCTTGTTTTCTATCTATCTGTTGGGTCTGTAGGACTTTTCGGATTGATATTACTAATTTCTCTACACAAGGATTG GAGTGGTAATATAATGGGGTTTGCCATGGCTTGTTCTAACACATTTGGACTGGTTACCGGTGCATTTCTACTTGGATTTGGTTTGAGTGAAATTCCAAAGGGCATTTGGTTCAATGCAGATTGGACTACTCAGCAAAAAATTCTTTCCCACAAAGTTGCAAAAATGGCAGTCAAATTGGATGATGCTCATCAAGATTTTTCAAATGCTATTGTT ATCACACAGGCAACATCAAAGCAAATGTCGAAGCGAGATTCTTTGAGACCCTACATGAATATAATTGACAAAATGTTGGTTGAGATG TTGAAGGAAGACCCCTCCTTCAAACCGCAGGGTGGGAGACTAGGAGAAAGTGACATGGACTATGATACAGATGAGAAATCAATGGCAGCGTTAAGGCGTCATcttagaagagctcgtgagcAGTATTATCGATATAGAAG TGAATATACAAAATTTGTCATAGATGCCCTTGAGCTGGAGGATACCATAAAGAATTATGAGCGTCGGGATTCTACAGGATG GAAATATATGTCATGCTTGAGGCCTGAACGAACAGGAAAAGTAGGTGCACTTTTGGATACAATTG AGTTTCTATGGCGATGTGTATTAAGGAAACAGCTTGAGAAATCATTGGCTGTTATATTGGGTTGCATCTCATGTGCAATTCTATTAGCAGAGGCTACCATACCCAGTGGGGTTGATTTATCCCTTTTCTCTATCCTAGTACATGCTGGAGGCAAGCATGAGGTGCTAGTGCAG TTAGCTGCTTTCATCCCCTTGATGTATATGTGTGTCTGCACGTATTTTTCCTTGTTTAAAATGGGAACGATGATGTTTTACTCACTAACACCAAGACAAACTAGCTCAGTTAGCTTGCTTATGATATGCTC GATGGTTGCAAGATATGCAGCACCAATTTCGTACAATTTTCTCAATCTCATTAATCTTGGTGGAGATAGGAAAACCATTTTTGAAAAG AGGATGGGAAACATTGATGATGCTGTTCCTTTTTTTGGGAAAGGTTTTAACAAAATTTACCCTGTCATCATGGTTATATACACCTCACTAATAGCTGGCAATTTTTTTAACCGTGTCATCACTTATTGTGGGAATTGGAGAATATTCAAGTTTAGTGATGATGCAGAAGATATGGATGGATTTGACCCATCTGGAGTAATAATTTTGCAGAGAG AGCGTTCTCTTATCCAGCAAGGGCACAAAGTCGGTGAGCTTGTTTTTCCTTTAGCTAGGAGTTTCAGCATGAGTGTGGATGTTGAGTCTGCCAGCGGGACTGCCATG gttcTGGATGAGAGTATCAATACCAACTTGGTGGAGGCCGAGAATGAAGGAACTCAGAGTGAATTGAGCAGAAAAATAAGCAGCAGAAAGTATGCAGCATTAAGACCAAACTTGAATGAGGAGGATTCAAGTAAAGATTTGAATCAGGAAGGAGTTTCTTCCTCCTTAACAAATGATGCTAGTAGTTCTCAGAACATTACTTCGCCGCCATCATCTGCATTAGCCTCAAAATGGACATCAATGATGCACGGATTGAAAAGCTTTAGATCTAACATGGACTCCAATAGGTTCATTCCTCTTGGTAATGCTCAGACATCTACTCACTCACACCCTTCATCTGAATCCCTTGATGACATATTTGAGAGATTGAAACTTCCTCCTTCAGAACACAGAGATTCTGGAGACTAG
- the LOC130712157 gene encoding uncharacterized protein LOC130712157, whose product MSSSKKDSVKGKIERTAGGARVMGLRTSSRAPSKKHNKPRATQMENPGAPMPEDVSNPSVPANAEDDVTTSSHDSDATLSDKPDKEASSKSSDSNVAKSTDALSEESMKTPPIVYDVSDDEDSEEVTLASVAARMLKRRRGSVEETPIVQKKKPKNTTGSSKSKATNVSRKGKEKAVESSGKKAKKTTGKKQKVSRTEVETDSDVEGDVMDITASEKKMFSSKRIPSDVPNVPLDNVSIHAPENAFKWKYVYQRCIAKEREIDSDVLACKEIMTLIARAGLRKTVMNIGKCYDKLVKEFIVNLSDDVNNSASPEFRKVFVRGKCVNFSPAIINQALERSVVEFVEEEPSLDTVAEELTAGRVKKWPAKKPLSTGFLSVKYAILNRIGVVNWVPSNHTSAVSAMLVKPIYRIGTEIAYDFGNFVFSQTLKHAETCAVKLPISFPSLLTAIILKQHPNILSADDVPVPKGPLITLDQRLFLEPHVLDIDLPSSRTYAPASVSTSGNNSVISELEAISKELQETIRIASARKFKVDALIQTLKGEAGQEGEPAADAEKEGSAENDEDNPSSSGI is encoded by the coding sequence ATGTCTTCGAGCAAGAAAGACTCTGTGAAGGGAAAGATTGAGAGAACTGctggtggtgctagggttatgggtttgcgAACAAGTTCCAGAGCTCCTTCCAAGAAGCACAACAAGCCTCGTGCAACCCAAATGGAAAACCCTGGAGCCCCTATGCCAGAGGATGTTTCCAACCCTTCTGTTCCTGCAAATGCTGAAGACGATGTCACGACATCTTCCCATGACTCAGATGCAACATTGTCTGATAAGCCTGACAAAGAAGCTTCCTCCAAGAGTTCTGATTCCAATGTTGCCAAATCAACGGATGCTCTGTCAGAGGAGTCGATGAAGACCCCTCCCATTGTTTATGAtgtctctgatgatgaagattcagaggaAGTGACTCTGGCAAGTGTTGCTGCCAGAATGCTCAAACGAAGAAGGGGATCTGTTGAAGAAACCCCTATTGTCCAGAAGAAGAAACCCAAGAACACTACTGGGTCTTCTAAATCAAAGGCAACCAATGTGTCAAGGAAAGGCAAAGAAAAGGCGGTGGAATCATCTGGAaagaaagccaagaagactACTGGAAAGAAGCAGAAAGTTTCCAGAACTGAAGTGGAGACTGACTCAGATGTTGAAGGCGATGTCATGGACATCACTGCTTCTgagaagaaaatgttctctAGTAAGCGTATTCCTTCAGATGTTCCTAATGTTCCTCTTGATAATGTGTCTATTCATGCTCCAGAGAAtgccttcaaatggaaatatgtctatcaaaGGTGTATTGCCAAAGAAagggagattgattctgatgtgTTAGCCTGCAAAGAGATCATGACTTTGATTGCAAGAGCAGGGTTGAGAAAGACTGTGATGAACATAGGGAAATGCTAtgacaagcttgtgaaggaGTTTATTGTCAATCTCTCTGATGATGTTAATAATTCTGCCAGTCCTGAATTCAGAAAAGTGTTTGTCAGGGGGAAGTGTGTGAATTTCTCCCCTGCTATCATCAACCAAGCACTTGAAAgaagtgtggttgaatttgttgaagaagaaccCTCCTTGGACACAGTTGCTGAGGAATTGACTGCTGGAAGAGTAAAGAAGTGGCCTGCTAAGAAGCCTTTGTCAACTGGAtttctgagtgtgaagtatgcaatTCTGAATAGAATTGGagtggtgaattgggttccctctAACCATACTTCTGCTGTTTCTGCCATGCTTGTCAAGCCTATCTATCGCATTGGGACTGAAATTGCTTATGACTTTGGCAATTTTGTTTTCTCACAAACCTTGAAGCATGCAGAGACATGTGCTGTGAAACTCcccatctcttttccttctttactgACTGCTATAATTCTGAAACAGCATCCTAATATCCTCAGTGctgatgatgttcctgtgcCAAAAGGTCCTCTCATCACTTTGGACCAACGTCTGTTCCTGGAACCTCATGTCCTGGATATTGATCTGCCATCCAGTAGGACATATGCACCTGCCTCTGTGTCTACCTCAGGAAATAACAGTGTCATTTCTGAACTCGAGGCCATTTCcaaggaacttcaagagaccATCAGGATTGCCTCTGCTAGGAAGTTTAAGGTGGATGCTCTCATCCAAACTCTCAAGGGGGAagctggtcaagagggtgagccTGCAGCTGATGCTGAGAAGGAAGGATCAGCAGAAAATGATGAGGACAACCCCTCTTCTTCTGGTATTTAG
- the LOC130712158 gene encoding bifunctional riboflavin biosynthesis protein RIBA 1, chloroplastic-like, translated as MATSFNLSAISSPMKSQHFKMFNGLNRIDSSVINVRGSDWAFPQLNSKFPLSQSAASRVKAAFGAGSIGTTLQSDARAFATLGAETGLRSHEFSDDLDEFDLEIPSEGFSSIADAIEDIRNGKMVVVVDDENRENEGDLIMAAELVTPEAMAFFVKHGTGIVCVSMKEEDLERLDIPLMVYNRDNEEQHRTAFTVTVDAKHSTTTGVSAHDRATTILALASKDSKPDDFNRPGHICPLKYREGGVFTRAGHTEASVDLAILAGVKPVAVLTEIVDDDGSMARTARLRQFAERENLKIISVADLIRYKRKRDQLIELVGAAQIPTTWGTFKAYCYKSLLDGIEHVAMVKGDIGDGQDVLVRVHSECLTGDIFGSARCDCGPQLALGMQQIEAAGRGVMMYLRGHEGRGIGLGNKLRAYELIEAGRDTVEANEELGFPADCREYGAAAQLRNQ; from the exons ATGGCTACAAGTTTCAATCTCTCTGCTATCTCGTCCCCAAT GAAATCCCAGCATTTCAAAATGTTCAATGGATTGAACAGGATAGATTCATCTGTGATCAATGTACGTGGATCGGATTGGGCGTTTCCTCAGCTGAACTCTAAATTCCCCTTAAGTCAAAGTGCTGCTAGTAGAGTTAAAGCTGCATTTGGTGCTGGATCAATTGGAACTACGTTACAATCTGATGCAAGAGCATTTGCAACACTGGGAGCAGAAACGGGGCTAAgaagccatgaattttctgatgaccTTGATGAATTTGATTTGGAAATTCCATCAGAAGGTTTTTCTTCCATTGCGGACGCCATCGAAGACATTCGGAATGGAAAG atggtggtggtagtagaTGACGAAAACAGGGAAAATGAAGGGGACTTAATAATGGCAGCAGAGCTGGTAACACCTGAGGCTATGGCTTTTTTTGTGAAGCATGGAACTGGGATAGTTTGTGTAAGCATGAAAGAGGAAGATTTGGAGAGATTGGATATTCCTTTGATGGTTTATAATCGggataatgaagaacagcacCGTACAGCATTCACTGTGACAGTG GATGCTAAGCACAGTACCACCACTGGGGTGTCAGCTCATGATAGGGCAACAACAATTTTGGCCCTTGCTTCCAAAGATTCAAAGCCAGATGATTTCAACCGCCCAGGTCATATTTGTCCACTAAAATACAGGGAAGGTGGTGTGTTCACGAGAGCTGGCCATACAGAAGCTTCAGTTGATCTTGCCATACTTGCTGGTGTGAAGCCTGTGGCAGTTCTGACTGAGATTGTGGATGATGACGGTTCGATGGCTAGAACCGCTAGGCTTCGCCAATTTGCGGAGcgtgaaaatttgaaaattatatctgtTGCTGACTTAATAAG GtacaagagaaagagagatcAACTGATCGAGCTTGTTGGTGCTGCACAAATACCAACTACGTGGGGGACATTCAAGGCCTACtgttataagtcacttttagaCGGGATTGAGCATGTTGCAATGGTTAAG GGTGACATTGGAGATGGACAAGATGTTCTTGTGAGGGTACATTCAGAGTGTCTCACAGGAGACATATTTGGATCCGCCAGATGCGACTGCGGACCCCAGCTTGCTCTTGGAATGCAGCAGATTGAGGCTGCTGGTAGAGGTGTGATGATGTACCTTCGCGGGCACGAAGGAAGAGGCATTGGGTTAGGCAACAAGCTTCGCGCTTATGAGCTAATAGAGGCTGGAAGGGACACTGTCGAAGCCAATGAGGAGTTAGGttttcctgctgactgtagggAGTATGGAGCTGCTGCTCAG CTTCGGAATCAATAG
- the LOC130715762 gene encoding uncharacterized protein LOC130715762 — MGKLEAVAEQNSSAAKAFGNQFLSFFGLSAIHIGVVSLFMVRFVALSMVVFSSNKETLTRFTETNLLAYSSSSSRVIIATSFPINTVVIVVQLLVEFDVINMTHFDTFGLQVLLVIICNQ, encoded by the exons ATGGGGAAGCTAGAAGCGGTGGCTGAACAAAACTCATCGGCGGCCAAAGCATTTGGCAACCAATTTCTTTCGTTTTTTGGTTTATCAGCAATCCACATCGGGGTGGTGTCTCTATTCATGGTGAGGTTCGTGGCACTGTCAATGGTGGTTTTTAGCTCCAACAAGGAAACATTGACCAGATTCACAG AAACAAATTTATTGGCTTATAGCAGCAGTAGCAGCAGAGTCATCATCGCGACGAGCTTCCCCATCAACACCGTCGTCATTGTTGTTCAACTTCTTGTTGAATTCGACGTCATAAACATGACCCATTTTGACACGTTTGGTCTCCAAGTACTTCTTGTTATCATTTGTAATCAATGA